Proteins from a genomic interval of Erwinia sp. SLM-02:
- a CDS encoding glutathione S-transferase family protein, producing the protein MKLIGMMDSPYVRRVAVSLTLYGIEFESQPLSVFSTFDAFSQQNPVVKAPTLVLDDGTLLMDSTLILNYFESVADASHTLLPQQPLALAEDLQLLGFILAASEKAVQYVYEHRLRPAEKQHQPWIERVTRQLLAACRAWEGALESRPPGDKADQVAVSSTVVWTFIQRMIPEVVAAAEYPLIQRVSDRFEAQPAFQRYPHG; encoded by the coding sequence ATGAAACTGATTGGCATGATGGATTCCCCCTATGTGCGGCGCGTCGCCGTTTCTCTGACCCTGTACGGCATAGAATTTGAAAGCCAGCCGCTGTCGGTGTTCAGCACCTTTGACGCGTTTTCACAGCAGAATCCGGTGGTGAAAGCGCCGACGCTGGTGCTGGATGATGGCACCCTGCTGATGGACTCCACGCTTATTCTTAACTATTTCGAATCCGTTGCTGACGCCTCGCACACCCTGCTGCCGCAGCAGCCGCTGGCGCTGGCGGAAGATCTGCAGCTGCTCGGTTTCATTCTGGCCGCCAGCGAAAAAGCCGTACAGTACGTTTACGAACACCGGCTGCGCCCGGCGGAAAAGCAGCATCAGCCGTGGATTGAGCGAGTTACCCGGCAGCTGCTGGCCGCCTGCCGGGCGTGGGAGGGTGCGCTGGAAAGCCGTCCGCCTGGCGATAAAGCCGATCAGGTGGCGGTGAGCAGTACGGTGGTATGGACCTTTATTCAGCGGATGATCCCTGAGGTGGTGGCTGCCGCTGAATATCCCCTCATCCAGCGCGTCAGCGATCGCTTTGAAGCGCAGCCAGCGTTTCAGCGCTACCCTCACGGCTGA
- a CDS encoding membrane-bound PQQ-dependent dehydrogenase, glucose/quinate/shikimate family, which yields MVNKLTSIVIAIVGIAMLYMGSQLLMVGGTPFYVIMALGLLLTAVTLFLNKKIALSIYAVLMWIVLAWMIFEVGFDKWQWIPRGDIIGLIGLWLAMPWVVRPLYKAQKGSQARGFHPFLGTTLILIVALVVGMMFYDPLPKAGDITNERKPVQTELAKNDWSAYGGTSDGLRFSQLNQITKDNVNKLDVAWTYHTGDLRDPAQDASEYTFEATPLKVNGALYLCTPHNEVHALNPETGELKWKYQPAKDPSYLQQHQTCRGVSYYDGSAAQADTTAASPAICRKRIFNATTDARLVALDADTGKLCADFGNGGVVDLRANMGTIRPHALMQTAAPLVAGNLVIVGGSVMDNGYNSGNPSGVIRAYDVMTGRLVWNFDPANPELTQPIAADGTYPQDTPVAWGTLSADLKNGLVYVPFGNASPDELGIERNADSNTEKFRDTLVALDLKTGAFKWRFQSSKHDLWDRDNPSQPSLLDIDYQGQKQPVVILPTKTGNLFVLNRLTGQPVYPINQVDVSTEGGVPGEKFSATQPVSKLNFIPDPLTEKAMWGLTPFDQMACRIDFKSLRYDGNPWTPATEAGSIVFPGNIGVFNWGSVAVDPERQILIASPVRLAYKYNLIKRTSETADKRLFTKDGTPYWNENFQGDYAIHIQQLSSSLGIPCIAPPWGRMVGVDLTTGKTEWLRRVGTTKNLNTSFLPGRFPIGFPMGMVAHGGPLITAGDVVFHGATADNFFRAYDINTGELLWQTELPAGGQATPATYMGSDNKQYVVIAAGGHGSLGTLQGDSVVAYRLK from the coding sequence ATGGTTAATAAGCTAACCAGTATAGTCATCGCGATTGTAGGGATCGCCATGCTGTACATGGGAAGTCAGTTGCTGATGGTCGGGGGAACGCCGTTCTACGTCATTATGGCGCTGGGACTGTTGCTGACCGCAGTAACGCTGTTTTTAAACAAAAAAATCGCACTGTCTATTTATGCCGTACTGATGTGGATCGTCCTGGCGTGGATGATCTTTGAAGTTGGCTTTGATAAGTGGCAGTGGATCCCGCGTGGCGACATCATTGGCCTGATTGGTCTGTGGCTGGCGATGCCGTGGGTCGTTCGTCCACTTTATAAAGCCCAGAAGGGCAGCCAGGCGCGCGGTTTCCATCCGTTCCTTGGCACGACGCTGATCCTGATTGTGGCGCTGGTCGTCGGCATGATGTTCTACGATCCGCTACCGAAAGCGGGTGACATCACCAACGAGCGTAAACCGGTGCAGACTGAACTGGCGAAAAATGACTGGTCAGCCTACGGCGGCACTTCCGACGGCCTGCGTTTCTCCCAGTTAAACCAGATCACTAAAGATAACGTGAATAAACTGGACGTGGCCTGGACCTATCACACCGGTGACCTGCGCGATCCGGCTCAGGACGCCAGCGAATACACCTTCGAAGCCACGCCGCTGAAGGTCAACGGTGCGCTCTACCTCTGTACGCCACACAACGAAGTTCACGCGCTGAACCCGGAAACGGGCGAGCTGAAGTGGAAATATCAGCCGGCGAAAGATCCGTCTTATCTGCAGCAGCATCAGACCTGTCGTGGCGTGAGCTATTACGATGGCTCCGCGGCGCAGGCCGATACGACCGCAGCCAGCCCGGCTATCTGCCGTAAACGTATTTTCAACGCCACGACCGACGCACGTCTGGTGGCGCTGGATGCGGATACCGGCAAGCTGTGTGCCGACTTCGGCAACGGCGGCGTGGTGGATCTGCGTGCCAATATGGGGACCATCCGTCCGCACGCGCTGATGCAGACGGCTGCACCGCTGGTGGCGGGTAACCTGGTGATTGTGGGCGGCTCCGTCATGGATAACGGCTACAACAGCGGCAACCCGTCAGGCGTGATCCGTGCGTATGACGTGATGACCGGTCGCCTGGTGTGGAACTTCGATCCGGCTAACCCGGAGCTGACGCAGCCGATTGCGGCCGACGGTACCTATCCGCAGGATACGCCGGTGGCCTGGGGCACGCTGAGCGCCGACCTGAAAAACGGTCTGGTGTATGTGCCGTTCGGTAACGCATCCCCGGATGAGCTGGGTATTGAGCGTAATGCCGACAGCAATACCGAGAAGTTCCGCGACACTCTGGTGGCGCTGGACCTGAAAACCGGTGCGTTCAAATGGCGCTTCCAGTCTTCCAAACACGATCTCTGGGACCGCGATAACCCGTCTCAGCCTTCGCTGCTGGATATCGACTATCAGGGCCAGAAACAGCCTGTGGTGATCCTGCCGACCAAAACCGGCAACCTGTTTGTCCTTAATCGCCTGACCGGCCAGCCGGTTTATCCGATTAATCAGGTGGATGTGTCTACGGAAGGCGGCGTGCCGGGTGAGAAGTTCTCTGCCACTCAGCCGGTGTCAAAACTGAACTTCATCCCGGACCCGCTGACCGAAAAAGCCATGTGGGGCCTGACGCCGTTTGACCAGATGGCCTGCCGCATTGACTTCAAATCGCTGCGCTATGACGGCAACCCATGGACGCCAGCCACCGAAGCCGGTTCGATTGTCTTCCCGGGCAATATCGGCGTGTTCAACTGGGGTTCCGTGGCGGTCGATCCTGAGCGCCAGATCCTTATCGCCTCGCCGGTGCGCCTGGCGTATAAGTACAATCTGATCAAACGTACTTCGGAAACGGCCGATAAGCGCCTGTTCACTAAAGACGGTACGCCGTACTGGAACGAAAACTTCCAGGGTGACTACGCTATCCATATCCAGCAGCTCTCTTCCAGCCTGGGTATTCCGTGTATTGCGCCACCGTGGGGCCGCATGGTGGGTGTGGATCTGACGACCGGCAAAACCGAATGGCTGCGCCGCGTGGGTACCACCAAAAACCTGAACACCAGCTTCCTCCCGGGCCGCTTCCCAATTGGCTTCCCGATGGGCATGGTGGCACACGGTGGTCCGCTGATCACCGCGGGTGATGTGGTGTTCCACGGCGCAACGGCGGATAACTTCTTCCGCGCCTACGACATCAACACCGGTGAACTGCTGTGGCAGACCGAGCTGCCGGCCGGTGGCCAGGCAACGCCGGCGACCTATATGGGCAGCGATAACAAGCAGTACGTGGTTATCGCGGCGGGTGGCCACGGTTCGCTGGGTACCCTGCAGGGTGACAGCGTTGTTGCTTATCGTCTGAAGTAA
- a CDS encoding ABC transporter permease, whose product MLLIMLGPLLNLLIWTVAESWFFPHSLPSKWGLKYWYQVFSPYSDVSGSLLTSVLIAVLSVLVCLLISIPAGYALSRRAMPLRVAFMLLFLIPQAFPNLTVYMNIARLFYQWGLNGTIAGVVLVHSMHGLMYSVWICVAAFAAVDPLLARASRNLGAGPVYTFWHIVLPQAAPGIIAASIFVFLESLDEFTGTFFVGAPDITTLPLLLFNASMSGNYQISSITALILLVPSLLFMLVIHKFMRPEMLSKIGK is encoded by the coding sequence ATGCTGCTGATTATGCTCGGCCCGCTGCTCAATTTACTGATCTGGACGGTGGCGGAAAGCTGGTTCTTCCCGCACAGCCTGCCCAGCAAGTGGGGGCTGAAATACTGGTATCAGGTGTTCAGCCCGTACAGCGATGTTTCGGGTTCACTGCTGACCAGCGTGTTGATTGCCGTACTGTCGGTGCTGGTGTGCCTGCTGATTTCCATTCCGGCGGGGTATGCGCTGTCGCGCCGGGCAATGCCGCTGCGGGTGGCGTTTATGCTGCTGTTCCTGATCCCGCAGGCGTTCCCGAACCTGACGGTATATATGAATATCGCGCGGCTGTTCTATCAGTGGGGGCTGAACGGGACAATTGCGGGCGTCGTGCTGGTGCACAGTATGCACGGGCTGATGTATTCGGTGTGGATCTGCGTGGCCGCCTTTGCCGCCGTCGATCCGCTGCTGGCCCGCGCCTCACGTAATCTCGGGGCCGGCCCCGTCTACACCTTCTGGCATATCGTGCTGCCGCAGGCGGCACCGGGGATTATCGCCGCCAGTATTTTTGTCTTCCTGGAGTCGCTGGATGAGTTCACCGGCACCTTCTTTGTCGGTGCGCCGGATATCACAACGCTGCCGCTGCTGCTGTTTAACGCCAGCATGTCGGGCAACTATCAGATATCGTCGATTACCGCGCTGATCCTGCTGGTGCCGTCGCTGCTGTTTATGCTGGTGATCCACAAGTTTATGCGGCCGGAAATGCTGTCGAAGATAGGAAAATAA
- a CDS encoding LLM class flavin-dependent oxidoreductase, whose amino-acid sequence MKKIGFLSFGHWTPSPQSGTRSAADALLQSIDLAVAAEELGADGAYFRVHHFARQLSAPFPLLAAVGAKTKKIEIGTGVIDMRYENPLYMAEDAGAADLISGGRLQLGISRGSPEQVVDGWRYFGFQPGEGETEADMARRHTEEFLDVLRGEGFGKPNPQPMFPNPPGLLRLEPYAEGLRERIWWGAGSNATAVWAAKLGMNLQSSTLKDDETGEPFHIQQAKQIRAYREAWKAAGHTREPRVSVSRSIFALVNDMDRAYFGNSGAEGDKVGYLDEKTRAIFGRSYAAEPDKLIKLLEKDEAIAEADTLLLTVPNQLGVNYNVHVIESILKHVAPGLGWRE is encoded by the coding sequence ATGAAAAAGATTGGATTTCTGTCATTTGGCCACTGGACTCCGTCACCGCAGTCCGGAACCCGTTCAGCGGCTGATGCGCTGCTGCAATCCATCGATCTGGCGGTCGCGGCTGAAGAGCTGGGTGCCGACGGTGCCTACTTCCGCGTGCATCACTTTGCCCGTCAGCTGAGCGCACCGTTCCCGCTGCTGGCGGCGGTCGGTGCCAAAACCAAAAAAATTGAAATTGGTACCGGCGTGATCGATATGCGCTATGAAAACCCGCTGTATATGGCGGAGGATGCCGGTGCGGCCGATTTGATCTCCGGCGGACGCCTGCAGCTGGGCATCAGCCGTGGCTCCCCTGAGCAGGTGGTTGACGGCTGGCGCTATTTTGGCTTCCAGCCTGGCGAAGGGGAAACCGAAGCGGATATGGCCCGCCGCCATACCGAAGAGTTTCTGGATGTGCTGCGCGGTGAAGGTTTCGGCAAGCCGAACCCACAGCCGATGTTCCCGAACCCGCCGGGGCTGCTGCGCCTGGAACCTTACGCTGAAGGGCTGCGCGAGCGCATCTGGTGGGGCGCTGGCTCTAACGCCACGGCGGTATGGGCGGCGAAGCTGGGCATGAACCTGCAAAGCTCGACGCTGAAGGACGATGAAACCGGCGAACCGTTCCATATCCAGCAGGCGAAGCAGATCCGCGCCTATCGTGAAGCGTGGAAGGCGGCGGGGCACACCCGCGAACCGCGCGTGTCGGTCAGCCGCAGCATCTTTGCGCTGGTCAATGATATGGACCGTGCCTACTTCGGTAACAGCGGTGCGGAAGGCGATAAAGTCGGCTATCTCGATGAGAAAACCCGGGCGATCTTTGGCCGCAGCTATGCCGCCGAGCCGGACAAGCTGATCAAACTGCTGGAGAAGGATGAGGCGATTGCCGAAGCCGATACGCTGCTGCTGACCGTGCCAAACCAGCTGGGCGTGAACTATAACGTGCACGTAATTGAGTCGATTCTTAAGCACGTTGCGCCGGGTCTGGGCTGGAGAGAGTAA
- a CDS encoding ABC transporter substrate-binding protein, with translation MLIKTKAAVVVALLLSYGAQADTILNVATAGDQNMVDYVKTWLGPKFEAAHPGVKVQVVGTGPGDAGSNKIIEKLTAQKESGAKTWDIDVAVVHQKAGGELVEKGLLEKYRQQIKTGSMVTADNAKNALGVNVDGYVMPMFLSQTAIAWNSDTVKTPPASYDELVAWAAKNPQAFGYNGIKNGMSGVSFVAGWIYAYGTDAQRLSSLPYDKGVEKNWGEAWQKLKAFNKNVTFTPGNAGTLDMLSRGEISMGPVWVDMFYSWKDQGKLPPSIKLSLLAPGMPGQPMYYVTPAKAAQPQLAREFIELATSPEIQAEGIVKQFNWYPGIDAEHVKPKLDAATWQKLFAEISPQALAEYGKSFPITPYFDDIKEGYESQVSN, from the coding sequence ATGTTGATTAAAACCAAAGCGGCAGTCGTTGTGGCCCTGTTACTCAGCTACGGCGCACAGGCCGACACCATCCTGAACGTTGCCACCGCAGGCGATCAGAATATGGTGGATTATGTGAAAACCTGGCTGGGTCCGAAGTTTGAGGCCGCCCATCCGGGCGTCAAAGTACAGGTGGTGGGTACCGGCCCGGGCGACGCCGGATCGAACAAAATCATTGAAAAGCTGACCGCGCAGAAGGAAAGCGGCGCGAAAACCTGGGATATTGACGTCGCCGTGGTGCATCAGAAAGCCGGTGGCGAACTGGTGGAAAAAGGGCTGCTGGAGAAATATCGCCAGCAGATTAAAACCGGATCGATGGTCACCGCCGACAACGCGAAAAACGCGCTGGGCGTGAACGTGGACGGCTACGTGATGCCGATGTTTTTAAGCCAGACCGCCATCGCCTGGAACAGCGACACCGTGAAAACGCCACCGGCCTCCTACGATGAGCTGGTGGCCTGGGCGGCGAAAAACCCGCAGGCGTTCGGCTATAACGGCATTAAAAACGGCATGTCCGGGGTCAGCTTCGTCGCGGGCTGGATCTACGCCTACGGCACCGACGCGCAGCGTCTCTCCTCCCTGCCTTACGATAAAGGCGTGGAGAAAAACTGGGGAGAGGCCTGGCAGAAGCTGAAAGCCTTCAACAAGAACGTCACCTTTACGCCGGGCAACGCCGGTACGCTGGACATGCTGAGCCGTGGCGAAATCAGCATGGGTCCGGTATGGGTGGATATGTTCTACAGCTGGAAAGATCAGGGCAAACTGCCGCCGTCAATCAAACTCTCCCTGCTGGCACCGGGGATGCCGGGGCAGCCGATGTACTACGTCACCCCGGCAAAAGCGGCGCAGCCGCAGCTGGCGCGCGAGTTTATCGAGCTGGCCACCAGCCCGGAAATCCAGGCGGAAGGCATCGTGAAGCAGTTTAACTGGTATCCGGGCATTGATGCCGAGCACGTAAAACCGAAGCTGGATGCGGCCACGTGGCAGAAGCTGTTTGCCGAGATCTCGCCGCAGGCGCTGGCGGAATACGGTAAAAGCTTCCCCATCACGCCGTATTTCGACGATATCAAGGAAGGCTACGAGAGCCAGGTTTCTAACTGA
- a CDS encoding inositol monophosphatase family protein, which produces MTEEQQQSLCTLIRQLGKQAQALRDAGLKVDKKARQDFVSHADLFVEEEIKGWLQAHRPEDGFLGEESGLQGGEQGIWVIDPIDGTTNFILGMDYWCISLAYVSKNTLEIGIIYAPDRDEFFFACRGQGAFLNDKRLRLREPDAEAVVVGLGRSSRAPVESYARTVEVLLNAGIEYRRFGAGALMLAHVAAGQVHAYYEEHMNSWDALAGMLLINEAGGRSNAFLAENGLLNGNLVLSGCAEVQQRLAALLHTG; this is translated from the coding sequence ATGACGGAAGAGCAGCAGCAGTCACTGTGTACGTTGATTCGGCAACTGGGAAAGCAGGCGCAGGCGCTGCGCGACGCGGGCCTGAAGGTGGATAAAAAAGCCCGCCAGGATTTCGTTTCTCATGCGGATCTGTTTGTGGAAGAGGAAATCAAGGGCTGGCTGCAGGCGCACCGGCCTGAAGACGGCTTTCTGGGCGAAGAGAGCGGCCTGCAGGGCGGAGAGCAGGGGATCTGGGTCATCGACCCGATTGACGGCACCACGAACTTTATTCTGGGCATGGATTACTGGTGCATCTCGCTGGCCTACGTCAGTAAGAACACCCTGGAGATCGGCATTATTTATGCCCCGGATCGCGATGAGTTTTTCTTTGCCTGTCGCGGTCAGGGCGCGTTCCTGAATGACAAACGGCTCAGGCTGCGCGAACCCGATGCGGAAGCGGTGGTCGTTGGCCTGGGCCGTTCCAGCCGCGCGCCGGTGGAAAGCTACGCCCGCACCGTTGAGGTCCTGCTGAATGCCGGTATCGAGTATCGCCGCTTCGGTGCGGGGGCGCTGATGCTGGCACACGTTGCCGCCGGACAGGTGCATGCCTATTACGAAGAGCATATGAACAGCTGGGATGCGCTGGCCGGGATGCTGCTGATTAACGAGGCGGGCGGCAGAAGCAACGCGTTCCTGGCGGAAAACGGCCTGCTGAACGGCAATCTGGTCCTGTCGGGCTGTGCTGAGGTGCAGCAGCGGTTGGCCGCGCTGCTGCATACCGGTTAA
- a CDS encoding LacI family DNA-binding transcriptional regulator encodes MTSSLRKQSVTAQDVARLAGVSRAVVSRALSNNGSISPEARERVLRAAEELGYQVNFLAQGLNRRRSHLIGVIVSRIGDPFRSSLLDGLLSEIQRRGFQALVAEIRSEADLAETLRRFTQFRVSGVIVTSGKPPEALVNECVEQQIPVVGINRQPDIPFVDYVCSDNAAGAVLAAEQLYRAGCRRFGWLNNQDSTWAGRMRGEAFRLALVDLGIDTERDLLPLMAPEEGYDGGLQAAAGQVPSSLGVFCANAQLALGFLDGMKQQGRQAPEDFQLIGFDNTPQTAQYSYQLSTLHQDVAEIARQALTCLLERAGDPQRPSRTTWVKVVLIHRRTSPSIL; translated from the coding sequence TTGACATCGTCGTTACGTAAGCAGAGCGTTACCGCCCAGGATGTTGCCCGCCTCGCCGGCGTTTCGCGCGCGGTGGTTTCCCGCGCGTTGAGCAACAACGGCAGCATCTCGCCGGAGGCCCGCGAGCGGGTGCTGCGCGCGGCGGAAGAGCTGGGCTATCAGGTGAATTTCCTGGCTCAGGGCCTGAACCGGCGGCGCAGCCATCTGATCGGGGTGATTGTTTCACGCATTGGCGACCCCTTCCGCAGCAGCCTGCTGGACGGGCTGCTGAGCGAAATTCAGCGCAGAGGCTTTCAGGCGCTGGTGGCCGAAATCCGCAGCGAAGCGGATCTGGCGGAAACGCTGCGCCGCTTCACCCAGTTCCGCGTCTCCGGGGTGATTGTCACCTCCGGCAAGCCGCCGGAGGCGCTGGTCAATGAGTGCGTGGAACAGCAGATCCCGGTGGTCGGCATTAACCGCCAGCCGGATATCCCGTTTGTGGACTACGTCTGTTCGGATAACGCCGCAGGCGCAGTGCTGGCGGCGGAACAGCTGTATCGGGCCGGATGTCGACGCTTTGGCTGGCTGAACAATCAGGACTCCACCTGGGCGGGCAGAATGCGCGGCGAAGCGTTCAGGCTGGCGCTTGTCGACCTGGGGATTGATACCGAACGCGATCTGCTGCCCCTGATGGCGCCGGAAGAGGGCTATGACGGCGGGCTGCAGGCTGCTGCCGGGCAGGTGCCTTCCTCACTGGGAGTCTTTTGCGCCAACGCGCAGCTGGCGCTGGGTTTCCTCGACGGCATGAAGCAGCAGGGCCGGCAGGCACCGGAGGATTTTCAGCTGATCGGCTTTGATAACACGCCGCAGACCGCGCAGTACAGCTATCAGCTCTCCACGCTGCATCAGGACGTCGCTGAAATTGCCCGCCAGGCCTTAACCTGCCTGCTGGAGCGGGCCGGCGATCCGCAGCGACCTTCACGCACAACCTGGGTGAAGGTGGTACTCATTCATCGGCGCACGTCGCCATCAATTCTATAA
- a CDS encoding ABC transporter ATP-binding protein, with product MSYLNISRLKISYGEKVVLHNIDLAVAKGEMIALLGPSGCGKTTLLNALCGFINVNAGDISIAGRDITHSAPEQRNITMVFQSYALWPHLTVAKNIGYGLKLRKWRREDIDRRVEELLQIVNLVGLAEMKVTELSGGQRQRVALARALAIEPDVLVLDEPLSNLDAKVRLNVRHEIKSLQKRLGFTSLIVTHDQQEALVMADRIAVLNQGRIEQIGTPEDIYQRPATPFVADFMGADNRISSVDIQRCPQITLHASADSLLPPGQQQMIYFRSADVGIGQLTDSRPDQGLIIEGTVEQSAFLGNLYRHSVRCNNHLLLADAGACWQAGSSVRLHVPATALHIFASSHVR from the coding sequence ATGAGTTATTTAAACATCTCCCGGCTGAAAATCAGCTACGGGGAAAAAGTGGTGCTGCATAATATTGACCTGGCCGTCGCGAAAGGGGAAATGATCGCCCTGCTCGGCCCCTCCGGCTGTGGGAAAACCACCTTATTAAACGCGCTGTGCGGTTTTATTAACGTAAATGCCGGCGATATTTCGATTGCCGGCAGAGATATTACCCACAGCGCGCCGGAACAGCGAAATATCACCATGGTATTTCAAAGCTATGCGCTCTGGCCGCATCTGACGGTGGCGAAAAATATCGGCTACGGTCTGAAATTACGCAAATGGCGGCGCGAAGATATCGATCGCCGGGTTGAAGAGCTGCTGCAAATCGTCAATCTGGTCGGTCTGGCAGAGATGAAAGTAACCGAGCTTTCCGGCGGCCAGCGGCAGCGCGTGGCGCTGGCCAGGGCGCTGGCCATTGAGCCGGACGTGCTGGTGCTGGACGAACCGTTATCCAATCTGGATGCCAAAGTCCGCCTTAACGTGCGTCACGAAATTAAATCGCTGCAAAAAAGGCTCGGCTTTACCTCATTAATTGTCACCCACGACCAGCAGGAAGCGCTGGTGATGGCCGACCGCATCGCCGTATTAAATCAGGGCCGCATTGAGCAAATCGGCACGCCGGAAGATATTTATCAGCGCCCTGCCACGCCATTCGTGGCCGATTTTATGGGTGCCGATAATCGTATTTCCAGCGTCGACATTCAACGCTGCCCGCAAATAACGCTGCATGCTTCAGCGGATTCTTTATTGCCGCCCGGTCAGCAGCAGATGATTTATTTCCGCAGCGCGGACGTGGGCATAGGGCAATTAACCGATAGCAGGCCGGACCAGGGTCTGATTATTGAAGGCACGGTGGAACAGAGTGCGTTTCTTGGCAACTTATATCGCCACAGCGTGCGCTGCAATAATCATCTGCTGCTGGCGGATGCCGGTGCCTGCTGGCAGGCAGGTTCGTCCGTCAGGCTGCACGTTCCGGCCACGGCTTTACATATTTTCGCTTCATCTCACGTTCGTTAA
- a CDS encoding ABC transporter permease, whose product MRISLNYLLLVAPAALMIAVLFLYPLGFSLIAAFTHDAQGFTLDHFHKVYSLYSSDILFTLIIVLISVALLALISITLSAVITLSPCRPIVRTLAFLYRLPLFIPFIVAAQMMRTFLAKNGLMNNALVSADLLTPLETVSWLGWKGIIITFVWKQLAFATLLICGAMAALEQSQILAARNLGASRPRILFDIILPQVLPAIGVALVLSTVTMMSVLSVPMMIGTGTPTMITVDMAFRVNSYGDYAVANALGVVSLLICGALSWFYLRHSLRQKGGES is encoded by the coding sequence ATGCGTATTTCGCTGAACTATCTGCTGCTGGTCGCCCCGGCGGCGCTGATGATTGCCGTGCTGTTCCTTTATCCCCTCGGGTTTTCGCTGATTGCCGCCTTTACCCATGATGCGCAGGGATTCACCCTCGACCATTTCCATAAGGTTTACTCGCTCTACTCCAGCGATATTCTGTTTACGCTGATTATCGTGCTGATTTCCGTTGCGCTGCTGGCGCTGATTTCCATCACCCTGTCGGCGGTGATTACGCTTTCGCCCTGCCGCCCGATTGTGCGCACGCTGGCGTTTTTATACCGCCTGCCGCTGTTTATTCCCTTTATCGTTGCCGCGCAGATGATGCGTACCTTTCTGGCGAAAAACGGCCTGATGAATAACGCGCTGGTTTCCGCCGACCTGCTGACCCCGCTGGAAACCGTCTCCTGGCTGGGCTGGAAGGGCATTATTATTACCTTCGTCTGGAAGCAGCTGGCGTTTGCTACCCTGCTGATCTGCGGCGCCATGGCCGCGCTGGAGCAGTCGCAGATCCTGGCGGCCCGCAATCTGGGCGCTTCCCGCCCGCGTATTCTGTTCGACATTATTCTGCCGCAGGTGCTGCCGGCGATCGGCGTGGCGCTGGTGCTGTCGACCGTGACCATGATGTCGGTGCTTTCCGTACCGATGATGATCGGCACCGGCACGCCGACGATGATCACCGTCGATATGGCCTTCCGGGTGAATTCCTACGGTGACTACGCCGTAGCTAACGCGCTGGGCGTCGTGTCGCTACTGATTTGCGGCGCGCTTTCCTGGTTTTATCTGCGCCACAGTCTGCGCCAGAAAGGCGGTGAATCATGA